In the genome of Afipia felis ATCC 53690, the window CTGCGCTGACGGGTATAGCCGTCAATCTCGCGCTGAAACTCGCGCTGGTGGGGTCGCTGGCGCAGATCGGTCTCGCATTGGCGACCGCCGTCGGGCAGTGGGTCAACCTCTTGCTGGTGATGGGATTTGCGATCAGGCGAGGTTTTCTGGAAATGGACCGCGTCTTCACGCAATCGCTGGCGAAGTTCGCCGCGGCCGGATTTGGCCTTGCCGCCGTGCTATGGGGTGCATCGCGCGCCTCGGCGCACTGGATCGCCACGCTGCCGACGGCGCGCGACGAAGTTGCGCTGCTTCTGCTGGTTGTTGTCGGGGCCGTTGTCTATGCTGCGCTCATTATTGCGCTGTTTGGTGTGCGCTGGCTGAAGGCGCTGGTGCGGCCGTGAGGTCCATCACGGCCGCACGATCGTCGTTACTTCGTCACCTGCGCGCGAATTTCTCCACCCGGATGAGCCTTGGTATGGACGTTGAGATACATCTTGCCTGCCATCAGGTCGGTGGCTTGCGTATCAGTCAACGTGGCGCTGCCTTGGGCGCCGCTGGCGACGTCCTTGAGCGGAACCATAATGCCCGCGTTTTTGCCCGGCTCGGCCGGCCCGTGGAAGTGAGCCATCGTGGCGGGGCCGGTGAGGCCGGAATAGGTGACCTTCCACGTCAGCAATTTCGACGCAGTATCGAAATCGACGTCGGCGGTGCCTGTGCCTTTGCTATCGTTCGGGGGCACTTCGCTGGCGCCGTTGAGGTTGAGCTTCATAGCGATCTTTTCGGCGCTGGCCGGTGAGGCCATCGCAAGTGCTGCGAGCATCACGGCTGCAGCCCCAATGGTTTTGCCGTACATGGAATTCTCCCTTGGCGTGTATATAAAACAAACCACCTTATAACCCCGGCCGGGACGATTTAGTTCGCCGCTGGCGGAAGTTTGATCGGAGGGCTAGTGTCAGCCCAGATCATTCGAGGGCTGTTGAGACCATGGCTTTTCCGGTGGCGCTGACGATCGCGGGTTCGGACACGATCGCAGGCGCGGGTATCCAGGCGGATTTGAAGACGTTTTCCGCGCTCGGCGTGTATGGCACCACCGCCATCACGGCGCTGACGGCGCAGAACACCAGGGGTGTTTCGGGCATCAGCGAGACGCCGGCCGACTTCGTCAAAAAACAGATCGACGCCGTGATGAGCGATCTGAACGTCGGTGCGGTGAAGATCGGCATGACTGCGTCGCAACCGATTATCGAGGTGATCGCGGAGCGACTGTCGCACTGGAAGGCAAAGAACGTCGTGCTTGATCCGGTGATGATCGCGACGTCCGGCGACCGCCTGCTGGCCGATGGTGCCGTCGATGCCATCCGCACCCTGCTGGTGCCGCGCGCGACGCTTGTGACGCCGAACTTGCCGGAAGCCGCCGCGCTTCTCGACGAAAAAGTAGCGTGCACCGAAAATGACATTGTCGCCCAAGGCCGCCGCATTCTGGAATTCGGGGTGCCGTCGGTTCTTATCAAGGGCGGGCATGGGGACGGGTCGGAGAGTGTCGATTATCTCATCAGTGCGGAGGATGTCGTTCGCTTTGCCGCTCCGCGCATGAATACGAGGAACGTGCATGGCACCGGCTGCACGCTGGCATCCGCCATTGCCGCGGGCCTTGCCAAGGGTGAGGGGCTTGAAGCGGCGGTGAAGCAGGCGAAGGATTACGTCAGTGCCGCCATCGCCAATGCGGACCGGTTGCAGCTCAGCAACGATCACGGCCCGGTCCATCATTTCCACGCCTTCTATTGAGTGTGGCCCGGCCGTTGTCGTCGAACTGTCGCATGACGCTGTTACCTGCGATCCATCGCAACGCTCCGATTCCCGGAGCCTTTCTGGATCGCGACGATGAGCTCAGACCTCGACAAATCGACCGTAGAAACGGCTTATGCCCGCTGGGCGCCGATTTATGATGCGGTGTGCGGACCAGTGATGGTCAAGGGCCGCCGCGCGGCGGCTGCCGCAGCCTGTGCTATCGGCGGCAAAATTCTCGAAGTCGGCGTCGGCACTGGTCTTTCGTTTGACGATTACGATGCCTCGACCGAAATCACCGGTATCGATATGAGTGAGCCGATGCTGACCAAGGCGCGGGCGAAAATGACGAGTGGTCGCTATCCACACGTCAAGGACGTGCTGCAGATGGATGCGCACAAAATGTCGTTCCCCGATGCGATGTTCGATTGCGTTGTGGCGCAGTTCGTTATCACGCTGGTGGCGAACCCGGAGCAGGTGCTGTCCGAATGCCATCGCGTGGTGAAACCGGGCGGCCGTATCATTCTCGTCAATCATCTCTACTCGGAAAAAGGCGTCGCGGCCGCGGTCGAGCGCTGGGCGGCGAAACGCACGCGCGGTCTAGGGTTGCGGCCGGAATTTCCGTTCGCGCGGTTAGCCGCTTGGGCGCAGTCGAACGACGGCGCCGCGCTGATCGAGCGGCGGAAGGTTGCGGCTTTCTACACACTGGTCTGCTTCGAGCGGACCGGCCCGGTTGCAGCCTGATGGTCGCCCGGTTTCGTCATTCACCCGTCACACAAATCTGCTAGCTGCACGCCCATGGAAAAAGCCTTCAGCTCCGATGGCGCTCCGGAACGAACCTTCCGAACTCTGTTTATTTCGGATGTGCATCTGGGGGCGAGGGGATCTCAGGCCGGGCGGCTTCTCGATTTCCTCCGCGTGCACGATGCCGAAACGATCTATCTGGTCGGCGACATCATCGACGGCTGGGCGTTGAAATCGAGTTGGCACTGGCCGCAATCGCATAACGATTTTGTTCAGAAGATGCTTCGCCGTGTCCGCAAGGGTGCGAAGATTTTCTACATCCCCGGCAACCACGACGAATTCCTGCGCTCTTATTACGGTACGCATTTCGGCGGCATCGAAGTCGTCGAACAGGTGATTCACGAA includes:
- a CDS encoding class I SAM-dependent methyltransferase, yielding MSSDLDKSTVETAYARWAPIYDAVCGPVMVKGRRAAAAAACAIGGKILEVGVGTGLSFDDYDASTEITGIDMSEPMLTKARAKMTSGRYPHVKDVLQMDAHKMSFPDAMFDCVVAQFVITLVANPEQVLSECHRVVKPGGRIILVNHLYSEKGVAAAVERWAAKRTRGLGLRPEFPFARLAAWAQSNDGAALIERRKVAAFYTLVCFERTGPVAA
- the thiD gene encoding bifunctional hydroxymethylpyrimidine kinase/phosphomethylpyrimidine kinase; this encodes MAFPVALTIAGSDTIAGAGIQADLKTFSALGVYGTTAITALTAQNTRGVSGISETPADFVKKQIDAVMSDLNVGAVKIGMTASQPIIEVIAERLSHWKAKNVVLDPVMIATSGDRLLADGAVDAIRTLLVPRATLVTPNLPEAAALLDEKVACTENDIVAQGRRILEFGVPSVLIKGGHGDGSESVDYLISAEDVVRFAAPRMNTRNVHGTGCTLASAIAAGLAKGEGLEAAVKQAKDYVSAAIANADRLQLSNDHGPVHHFHAFY
- a CDS encoding CHRD domain-containing protein encodes the protein MYGKTIGAAAVMLAALAMASPASAEKIAMKLNLNGASEVPPNDSKGTGTADVDFDTASKLLTWKVTYSGLTGPATMAHFHGPAEPGKNAGIMVPLKDVASGAQGSATLTDTQATDLMAGKMYLNVHTKAHPGGEIRAQVTK